In Fusarium falciforme chromosome 9, complete sequence, the sequence TTGGCGGGGTACCAATGTACCTGCCCACCTCGACTAGGTGTGCGTGAGTCAAACGGCAGGAGCAGCAGGCGCAACACCATTAAAAGCCCTTCTCGGCCTACAATTCTTTCTCCCTCCAACATCAACCCGACTGCGCAGTGAATCATGACGGCCCTATCGATCGAAGAGAGGCTCGGCCTCATCCGAGAGAACCTCGCCGAGGTCCTCAACCCCGAGATCATCgagtccatcatggctgagGGACGGCACCCCAAGATCTACTGGGGCACCGCTACCACTGGTCGACCTCACTGCGGCTACCTCGTGCCCGCCATGAAGATCGCCCAGTTTCTTGCCGCCGGCTGCGATGTGACCATCCTCCTTGCCGACGTCCACGGcttcctcgacaacctcaaggCCCCGCTCGAGCTCGTTGCACAGCGCGCCAACTACTACCGATTCGTCATCACCTCTATGCTCAAGGCTGTTGGTGTCCCTATCGACAAGCTGCGATTCGTCCTCGGCAGCTCTTACCAGACTAGCTCGGATTACACCATGGACGTCTACAAGCTGACCGCACTCGTGTCGGAGCATGACGCCAAGAAGGCGGGTGCCGAGGTCGTGAAGCAGACTTCTAATGCTCCTCTGAGCGGTCTCATCTACCCCATTCTGCAGGTGCTGGACGAGCAGTACCTGGATTGTGATGCTCAATTCGGTGGCGTTGACCAGCGGAAGCTGTTTACAGCGGCTAAGGAGTGGCTGCCCAAACTCGGATACCGACAGGTGAGTGTTGATTCTGAGCTTGGATTCTGGACATATGCTAACAATTGTTGCAGCGAGCGCATCTTCTCAACCCCATGGTCGCTGGTCTGAACGGCAACAAGATGAGTTCAAGTGATGAGAGTGCGTGACTCACTGTGACTTGAGTTGAAGCTTCCAACTAACTTTTCGCAGACAGCAAGATCGATCTTCTGGATTCCCCCGAAGCCGTGGCTAAGAAGATTCGGAAAGCGGAGTGCGTCCCTAAGGTGGTCGAAGGCAACGGCGTGCTGGCCCTCGTGGAGTACGTTCTGCTCCCAGGTTCGGGTCTGAAGCATGGTGTGCGGGAGGTCAAGTTTGAGAGGCGCGACGCCGAGCCCCTGGTCTACACCAGCATCAAGCAGATACAGGAGGACTACGAGAACGATGTGGTACGGTTTGACCACGCCCACTTGTTGAACATGTTACTAACCACGCTCTTATAGTTGACACCCCAGATGCTCAAGGCCACCGTAACTCAGGGTCTTATCGATATCATGACGCCCATCCAGGCCGATTTCCAGGCATCTGAAGAATGGCAGGAGGTGACGTTGAAGGCGTACCCCCCACCAGctaagaaggagaagaaggtgaaGAACAGAGGCACCCGGTTCCCTGGAGCCAAGGGAGGAGCCGATGCCCTGCAGGATGGAGTGACAAAAAAGGTTGAGGAGCTGTCTGTGGCCGACGGCGCTCAGCCCAACGGTGCGTGAGAGGGTTAATgtcaaaagaaaaaagaaaaaaaggggaTACGATTGTTACACGGGAAACGGTCAGGACTCAAGCGTGTTTATCCGGGCTCATGGTCTTTGTTCAGCGGACCCCATAGACTCATTCGACGCCCCAAAAGCGAGATAGATGAGACATGAAGAACGAGGCCTCGAAATACCATTTGAAACGAGATATGTAAAACTAAGATACTACACTATGAGATTACTGATTAGTACACGGTTATCTCCACCAAAGACTATTTTCCAACCCCCCCCCTTTCTTTGAACAAGTTGTAATGTAAGAGGCTCCAACGCCAGTGGGTATACAGTCACGATATCAACTCTCCATGCAGACTCCTTCCAGCAACCGTGGATGTTACTCGAAACAGCAAGCTTCGTAGACAGCGTACCAAGAGTTCGGGTCCTCGTTCAACTCGAGCGTAGCCGGCGAAGCATCGTACAGCTCACATTGGTTAGTGTCGGCGATGTGTCCAATGGTGACACAATTGTCATTCTCCTTGCACTGGGTCTTGCAAGTCTCCAAGTCAGTATCCCGCTGAAGATCGAGGAGGTGACTGGAGCTGTTTTCGCCGAGGTAGCCGGTCTTTCCGCAGACGAGGTTGGCCGCGGGAGGGCAGCTAGAGCCAGAGGTTTGGCTGGGCGCAGCGGATGTTGTGGTCGAGGCGGCAGATGTGCGGGTCTcgagggtggtggtggtctggGTGGTTGACTCGTCGGCGGTGGTAGAGGAGGGGGCAGTTGTAGAAGAGGTTGTAGAGGGAGCAGTTGTAGTCTCCTCAGCCGAGGTGGAAATGGTTTCAACCTTAGAAGTGGTGGATGTTGTGCCAATTGCCGTGGAAGAGGTCGTCTCGACTGCTGTGGTCGAGGTTGTCTCGGACTCGCTTGAACCATGAGCTCCTACATCTGTTGTAGTCTCGGACACGGTGACTGAGTTGCTGGTAATGGACGCGGACTGAGTTGTCTTGGTCTCAGAGGCTTCGGTGATGGACGTGGTTCCAGtggtcttggtctcggaGTTGCTGGAGACGCCGGGGTAACTTCCAGAGGTTGTGGTAGAAGGCTGAGCAGATGTCGTCGTGACAACTTCAGCAGTTGAgacggagctggagcttccATGGGGCCTGCATGGGCCAGCATGGGCTCCAATGGCAAGTCCGGCCACAATGGCGGTGATGAGGGTGTTGACTGAAGGCATGGTGAGTGAGTGAAAGAAGGTAGTCAAGAAAAGATGGTATCAGAATGGAGATGAAGTCAATGATTGGAGATGAGTCTTCAAACAACAAAAACGAGTGAACTGAAGGCTCTCTAAATAGCAAATCACAACAAACCATCATGCATCCCTCGAGGGCGGCAGGCTCCTTTATAAGGGGGCCAAGGGCCGCCCTCAACATTGGATATTTCCCGCCCTCATCCGAACTCCTCATGTTGGCCGCGCCCTGACCTGGCCCCTTGGCAACAAACAAATCAAGAATGGGCCCATATTCAGGGCCAAAAACAGCAGCGGGAACTAATTGGCGCCTTTGTTCCTGAATGTCTTGAAAGAAACAAAAAAGAGTCCACATGGGTGTGTGGGGATGCAGGTGAAGCTCTTGGCCGCCGTTCCGAGCAGCCAATGACGGCTGGTGTTTCGAGGGAGCTGAGTCGACGATTGGGCGTTTAGGGCGACGGTACGATTCGATGTGACCAGGGCACGttttgttggtgatgcaggGAAACTCGTATCAGCAACTGAAGATGCGGTGGACTAATCTCTCAAAGGGAAAAGTGCAATTGCCATTTCATCTGTGCGTTGCATGAGTTGGTCgttgagatgagatgatggggGAGGCTCTCGGTTCGATAACCGAGCGTGAAACATGGTGAGGACAGCACAGTCGACTCTTGTTAGATGCTATGGCTCTGTTGTAGCTGAATTTGATTAAACAGGATAAAGATAATTTGATGTAAAACACCCAACTTTGAAAAGTACATTTTTATTTTGGTTTATCTTTACTGATGCAGTGCAGAGGCAGGCCCTCAACATCGCCGACAGCTGGCCGCCTTGGCCACAATCATGGATCCATACTCACCGAAGAGTTATTTCCGCCGAGACCGTTCACTTGATACGGAGAATTCTCTTTGGCTGCTGATTGTCAGGTCCCACCTCACTTGCTTAAAAAGGCTCCATGAGCCTGCGGCCGGGTGGCGGTGGCTTCAGCGCAACTGAAGCTTACACCCAAGCTTCAATGACACAACAACTCCAAGTCAATGAGGTTTTCAGCCACAATAGTAACGCCGTGATGGCCTCAACAAAGCTTGTTCTGAGATCCATGACTACCTTTCTCGTGGATCACAAGAGATAAAAGGCACCACCTTCATCCTCGTACAGAGGTAGTTAGTTGGTTCCACCGCACATTGGCAATCTTTTACACGATCCTGATAGCTCCACTTCGACGTCAAAGCAGAATGGCCCATGCACCCGTTCTTTCCGACCTCCCATCTGAACTGCTCCATCTCATCTTTGGACACTTCTGTCTGCATTGTCGTGGAGGTTTCAGGGAGCCTTACTGGGTCGAAAAGGACGCCGGACATGACCAGTCAGAAGCTTATCTGCGTGACCGACACACGCTCTTTTCACTTTGCCTGGTCTCGAGACGGATGAGAGATGTTGCGCAGCATGTCCTACACCATGAGTTCATCCTCGGATACGCCCACCTGCGAACGCGAGTGAAATATTCGTGGCGGGGACGATTGACGAGTTTCATTCGAACCGCCTCCACACGCACGACACGATCTTGCTGCCCTGGTCAAGACCGCCTTCTTCCACCCTTCGTTGCAAGAGGGCGTTGAGCGTGGCGATGCCTGGGTCGCCATGAGACACGCTGCGAATGCCTTGCAGGTCGACCTCGGCGAAGTCTGGAAGCGGAGAAATTTGGACGACAAGGAAAAGGCGTCGAGGGCGGACCACGAGCTTCGCCGGGCGCTCTTCTTCGGACCTCTCCACAGCATCAATCGAGTAACCCACCCCCGAGACCTAACTGTCCTGGTTCCTGAACTATTCGCAGTTCTACTTGCCTTGCTCCCCAATCTCAAGCACCTCGCCTTCAGCACAACCCCGACCACTTTCAGTGTCGGTGTTGGGATGGCCGATGTGCCACCGGCGGCAATGAGTGCCCTCGGTGTCACCAAGCTGCCTCTTCGGGTTCTTGAGGCGGGTTTCAAACCGAGATACCTTTCTAGAGTGACGCCGGATCTCGAATCCCTCACGTGTGGTCGCGTAGGTGGCCTCGAGGAATCTGGCTTTCCGCGTTTGAAGTCGCTCCGTATTAGAGGGACTCGTGTCAACAGACATAATTTGGGCCGGATCGTCGAGTCTTGCCCTGAGAGTCTTTCTTCGTTCACATACGAGGCATCTGGGTTTCTGGAAACAAGCATTGATTCTGGCTTGGATCATGTTGTGCAGCCTTCTGATGCCGTTACACATCTCAGCAAGTTTCACGACACACTCAAGTCGTTGCGTCTAGACTTACGGTTCCACACCCGCACGCCTCGCGATACCGAGATAGACAACTTACCTAACCTCGAAGACTTTACGGTTCTGGAagacctcttcctcgccaccAGTGCGATATACAACTTCAACAACTTGGAACTGCCTCATGGGGACTCTCTCGTCGATATCCTCCCGCCGAACATCGTGTCGCTTACTCTCGCCAAGACATGGTGGCTGAGAGCTCAACGACTGAGGCTGGGTCGGCTCGGTCTTGCTGAACACAAGCGGTGTAACCCAGAGCGATTTCGCAAGCTGAAGTTTGTTCGATGCGATACGAGGGAAGTCTGTTTCGACAGCTCCGTCAAAGAGGCGTTCGGGGAGGTGGGCATTGATCTGGTGTATGAAGAGTTTCCGAGGCAAGACTTGAGCTATAATGACCGGGACGGAGGATACTTTCGACAGTCCGCATGGTGGGAGGGTGATGGACTATAGAAGCCCGGCCGACCTGACTGTGAGGTGGGCTCAGGGCCTTCTATGTCCTCGACACATGTGGTGGTCTAGTCATTGAAGTGATTCCATGGCTCGGGTCGTCAACAGATAATCTCGACATGAATGGTGGTTGGGCTGGCAATGTGGCTACGAATGGCTGCTGTGTTTGTTGTAAAGCTTGGCTTGAATGCCAAGCTTGAGATGTGTTCCCGCTGGGCTTCTCTGATCCCAATCGGGTCCTCATCGAGGCTTTTTCGTCTGCATTCTCTCGCTTCTCTAGAAAccatgttgttgatgactTGGCGGTGGAGATGGCGAGGTTGACAAGGACAACCAACACCGGCCGCCCAGCCAACTTGCTTCCACGGGAGTCCAGCTCGGACTCAAGCGCTGAGTCAGATGGGATGGCAGCCACCAAAAATAGAGGCCCTCCAGCCATGGATAAGAACGAACCGAACTTTTACGCTTCCCCCCAGCCAGCGATGGACCCCTGGACAGTGGGCAGTTTCCCCAGTTGGGCACGACTCCCTGAAACAAGCCTCTAATATTAGCGCGCCGTCTGGTTACGAGGACAAGCAAAAGCCGTCAGGGGTTCACTCAAGCGCAGACGTAGACCCGACGGATGAAGGATGGAGCGGTTGGGATGGGTGCCCGCTTCGGTAGGCATTTTTCCTGGGAAAAGCCACTAATAAGCTACCCCCAGCCTGCCGGTCCAGTGAGAGAGAGGCCTCTGGGAGGGCTCCATGACAAGTGCCGTTTGTCTCCAGCCGCCGGCGGTTGTGCTACAACACCAAGAGATTGGCGACAGTGAGGGCGACAGGGGAAGCCTTTGGTGTGTCActggagggagggagaggaagggAGGTGCAATGAGTGTCGTCGACTATGACccagatattaaatattcgTTTCCCTTGTCGTATTCCATCTTGAAACTTGACACTTGGTCCCTTATTTTGTTGTTCCCCAGTGACAACCCATCCTGCATGGAGCTGATGCTggcgctgatgctgatgctggctGGTACTGTACATTCTGGGCTGGCTTGGTTCGTTCCTTCCACATTTGACGGCTGAACGTCTGCACCGTTTGCGAGCGACAAAAGACACGGCTTCCTTCCCAAAGCAGAACCTTCCATCTTATCTTCCAATCTTTCTCTTACACGCATCTTGACCTCTTCTTCATAGCATTCAatctcctcatcaaccttTGCGTACGCGTACCTGTATTTCAAGCGCCGGAGTTGAGCGTCTCCATTCATCCCGTATCCGTGGTCCCTTGTTAATTAGTTCCGAAACGTCGTCATCAGccaggccagccagccagcctccttctcggaCTCCCTCCCTCGCTCGAGCTAGGCTAGACTCCCATCCGCGATCCAGGCCCCCCAGTTCTCAAACCGTCAGCCCAGTCAGCAGTGCGTCGTCGCCCTTCCCCCATTCAGCCTTGCTCGTCCACGCCGAGTCAGCCAAAGGGCAGAAAAAGTTCGACCCATAACTCTACTGGACGGGCTGGACTGGACTTTGGTCCCCCAATCCCTGGCGGCCGCACAAACAATCAACAGCAAAGCTCGCAGCCCCTGCATTCGGCAGCAGCCGTCTCACAAAACTAGTCCTGCACAAGATAGAGACACGCAGCAACTACcaagaccaccaccactgtCACTGCCACGAGACGtcaacaccagcaccagctgaCGATCCCAGCTGCCATTCCTCCCCCGCCATCATCACGACGACAATCCCCCCCCTCCCACACACGCTCACGTCGCCTGCGCTGTCATTCGTCCGCTCGCCAGCCCTCCACCGCCACAGCCTGCTCTCTTAATTCGCCTTCTCCCACCTCGACCACGACAGCGACTACGAGAACCGCAATCATCACAGCAGTCGAAGGGGCTGGATAAGGCAGGCCATCATGCCGGGGTTCGCTGATTCCTTCTGGTCGAGCGATTACGCTGCGGGACTCGGCGTCCTGTTCAGCAAGCTTCAGCAGGGCGTTCTCGAGAACAGACAGGTCCTCACCATCGCTCGCTTACGcgccgaagccgaggaaACTTATAGCTCACGCCTGAGCGAGATCACACCGTCTGCGGACAAGGTCACTGGTGGTTTCACTCGTGACGATGGTGCTACCGTTCGCAAGGTAAGTAGGAATGGCTTCACCTCACTTGTCCCTACCCGCTGGCTGGATCGTCGACGCGCCGCAGCCGGCTCCGTCAGCACCGTCTTCGCAGTAAGCGCAAATGCCTGAGCTATGCTGACTGACTGGCACACCGCCACAGGCCTTCGATGGCATGCGCAACGAGATGCAGGATGCTGCCCGCAACCATCATCGCATCGCCCAGAGCATTCGcgacctcgtcgtcaaccCATTCTCTCGTTGGTGCGACGCCCACGAGGCTCGCATCCAGGATTCTCAGGATGAGCTACAAGTCCGCATCAAGGCTCACGATCGCCAAgccgaggccgtcaagaAGCTCCGATCGGTTTACTTCAACAAGTGCCGCTTagtcgaggacctcgaggagGAAAACAAGCTCGCTTTCCAGGATCCCGAGAACAGCCCCAAGCAGAACCAGAACATCCCCGAGATCAAGGTTCAGCCCCACAAGGAAGAGGCGCCTGcccatgaggaggaggaggaggagatacTCTACGAGATTGGCGACGATACTTATCAGCCCgagcaggtcaagaagatccTCTCCCAGATGCTCTCGTCTATCAAGATGGGCGAGACCAAGGTCCCCATCCTGGGCACCTACCTCAACACTTCAGCCGGTTCCGATATCGTCGAGTACCTCCAGCGCAGCATGGGCAACATCAGCGTCGCCTATGCTGAGCGAATTGGTCAGGATCTGATTTCCAACGGCTTCCTCCGTCTTATTGGTAATGTCGGCAACAACTTTGCCAACAGCTCCAAGCTCTTTTATCAGTGGCGACCCAAGGCCTTCCAATTGGCGGGTGTTCCCGAGAAGAAGTCTATCAACCGCACTTTCTCCCTGGCCTCGACTGGCTCTGAGACGGCCGATTCCCCTGTTGTTGGCACCGTGAGCGAGTACCTGTCGGGCTGGAATGTCCTTAACAATTCGCACCCCAACGAGACCCCCAGCCAGCGCATGCAGCGCGAGGCCCGCGAAGCCGACGAGAAGTACCGTGCTGGTGTTCGCAGGCTTGACGAGCTGCGAtgtgagcttgaggaggccatcttcctccacctCAAGTTCCTCGAGCGCTGCGAGCTTGACCGTCTCAAGGCTGTCAAGACTGTCATCCTTGACTTCTCAGGAACCATTGGCAACGTCATTCCCAGCCTCCAGTCTACTGTAGACCAGATGATGCTCTTCCAGGAGACCATCCAGCCTGAGGGCGACCTACGGTATCTGCTCGAGACGTATCGCACCGGAAGCTTCGTCCCGAAGGTTGTGACGTACGAGAACTACTACAACAAGGTGGACGAGCAGACTTTCGGAATCGACCTCGAGGCGCGCGCAAGGGCCGACAAGAAGCGAGTGCCCATGATTGTCACGACTATTCTGACGTATCTGGATCACCATTATCCCGATTTGGAGGGTGACGAGGCTCGACGAGGTGTGTGGCTTGTCGAGGTTCCTCTGGCGCAGACACACAAACTCCGTGCCAAGGTCAATGACGGCAAGCCTGTTTCTCCTGGTGTCTTTGACGAGTTTGATATCCCTACCGTTGCTTCACTCCTCAAGGTCTATCTCCTGGAGCTTCCTGGTAAGTATTGGGTGTGCATAAGAGACTCTGTCTCGGAAACTGACCACAACCAGATTCAATCATCTCTTCTCATGTTTACGAGATTATTCGAACAATCTATTCGACTACTTCTACCGATACGGACGAGTCTTCCCGGATTGCGGCTCTCCAATCAACTCTTTCACAGCTCCGTCTCACTAACATTGCGACCCTTGATGCCTGCATGAACCACTTTACCCGTCTTATCGACCTGACGTCCGCGGATGAAACCTACGTCGCGTCTCTGGCAACCGCCCTGGCCCCCTGTATCCTGCGACCGCGAACCGAAACTTCTCTGACCCTGGAGGAGAAGCACGCATACCGACTAGTCCGGGATCTGTTTGCCCACAAGGACGCCATCTTTAGCGAACTCAAGCGCATGTCCATGGTTAGTCATTCTTCTTCTGTCAGCGGCAACCGGCCTCGAGCAATTAGTACCGACGAGAGCAACCGCAAGGCCCTTATGGAGGAGCGGAATAGGGCTCTGCTCGAAAAGGCCAACGCAACCCGAGGCCGTGACAGGAGCCCTGCTCCTAGCCCCCGCGGCCATCGTCGAGATCGCAGCACCGGAGGACCTGAGACCCGATTTCCGATTCAAACGAGCCCGACTTCGGCTACTGACCGGCAACGCAGCAGCCTCGGCAGCCTAAACATCATTAAGCGCCAGAGTCTTGAGGTTCCCGAGCCCGATGGATCTGCACCTGTTAACGGCGACGCGGACAAGGCGGACGGCGAGTCGGAGAAGCGCGACAGCATGGGACGGACACCGACCAAGTTTGTAGGTGGCAAGCGAATCCCCGTGGTGCCGTCTACCCCTCCTCAAGAACCGCCCGCCCGCGGCGTGCAGCTCGAGGATGCCCCTATGGAGGACTAGGTTGGAGTGGAACGGCTTGCCCGTGGTTGAGGCAGGGCCTCTCACCTGACAGGGCACACCATGGGAGATACCTGAGGAGTTGGGTTTTTGGGAATACAGCGGGACGAAAGGTGGACGGCCGGGGCTTGGGGATATGGGCCGAAAGAGACGGGAGACACGAGTATCATTGTCTGCCTGTCTGTTTTCATGCCCATGAAAGTCTGGCCGGGATAATCTATCTTGTCATGTGTATGTGTTAATGGAACATGAGCAAAAAAGAACAACCGGTGTACTTTTTGTCTTGTTGCTGCTTTTGGATGAGCTTGCTTTTCTTGTTTTGTCTTTATATTTATGCTGTATTGTATTCATGATATGGCGGAGATTCCCTATTCGTTAAGATTTGTTTCCGAGATATTCATTCGTTGGTGAGCTTGTGCTGGAGCTGATGTGATGGGTGGTGCTTCTATCATGACTGATGAGTGTATGGAGATTAGACATGACgagaatgaatgaatgaatgaatgaatgaatgaatgaatgaatagATGGAGTCTTTGATGGTCATCAGTTATTGTCTGTTCGGTTTTGTATTCCTCCTATGCTCCTGATCCCTTTATCTTATGCTACCTAGGTATACCAACCCCATAACAATGCTGTCTCATATCAATCAACACTTCCTCCCCATGTCATACCACCATCAGCTATTCCCCCTCTTGAATATCAACCacgcgcttcttcttctttttcttcttggccacgaCGACTTCTCCCGATGCGGGAGACTCGACTCCCTGGACGCTACTATTGTCGCCGCCGGTCTGCTCCTCGATGGCTTCAGCGCGGGggaccttcttcttcttctttggcttgACCTCTCcggcctcctcgtcgcccttcttggcaaccttcttcttcttcttcttgacaacAGTGCCCTCGACATCAACACCCTGAGCGACCTGGATCCTCTCGTTGGCGCGCTGCATCTCGAGACGAAGCCTCTCAACCTCCTTCATAGCCTGTTgcatctcagcctcctcgcgctgctgctgctcataGTCAAAGCCCGAGGACGGctggccctcgaggctgaaGGAGCCGATGCCGCTCGAGTCCACGCCCAGCAGACCCTGCTGCTTGAGCCTGCGTGACTTGGACTTTGCGACGGCGCTGTCCGAGTTGTTCTCCGAGACGTGGCCGCTGTCGCTTCCGCCGAGGGTCTCGTCTTGGGCGATGACCACCCTTTGACGAGGTCTTGGCTGGGGACGTTGGGGAGCGGCAGCCGGGGTTCCGAGCCGTTCAAGGTCCAGCTGCATTATAGGTATAGAGTCAATATCCAGATCGGGGCCGTTGCTGTTTTGGAGAATGTTGTGGATAGGAGTTGAAGTTCGGGGCGTATCGTTGCTGGGGATATAAAAGGGGTCGTCCTTGTTCCGCTCCTGGCGCTCTGCTTTTCTCCTCGCAACGATGTCGGCGTCGAGATAGCTGTCTTCGTCTGCTTGCTGGTAGGAACCCACATAATCGTCCACAGGCTCGGCTATCCTGCTGATGGCTGGGGCAGAAGAGTCGATGCTGGTTGGTGGTGGCTTCTGATGGTAGTATACCTCAAACTCGTCCGAGTCGTCCGCAACAAGAGTAACAGAGTCGGCATCTGCTAGCAGTTTGGCCAGGTTTGGATGAAGAGGTTCATCCAAGTCAAGATCTCGAGGAACTGGGACATTGTACTGTGCATCCTTGGCCACCGAGTTGAGCTCCCAGCCGTTGAATAGTGAAGGAATCGCCTGGGTGAGCAACAACGGAGGATCCTGCTCAACTTCATCGGTCGAAGCAGGCTGACTTGAAGCCGCCTCAGCCGTAAGCTTCAGCAGTTCCGTAAACTCGACAGCTCGCTCCTGGACCTCAAGACTAGGGTGCAACGCCAGTGGCTCAAAGACATGAATAATGCGAGCCATGAGGAGTGACACCCTAGACTTCCTCTCTGCCGTCCATGGCTCCATCTCGTCTCCCACTATGGTAGCAAAGACTTTCGTAACGGCTTGGAGAGTAGTGGTCAAGACTTCAGGGGTGGTTGTCCGAGggatgagctgaagaaggccgTTCAACCCCTCGTCAGGTACAGCCAGTTGTGAGGCGTATTCACCCATAATCCAGGTCACTGATTTCAATGCCCCAGAGGTAATGTTATAGCCCGGTGGTGTGTCGCTGTTGAGCTGGTTGAGGATAATCTCTGCTGCTCGCACCGCAGTTGACCTCATCACTCGAACCTTTACAGCGACGTTCCGCAGCTCATCTCCAATCTTTTCTGATACGTTCGCACGCGCTCTCTCTGCC encodes:
- a CDS encoding F-box domain-containing protein; translation: MRHAANALQVDLGEVWKRRNLDDKEKASRADHELRRALFFGPLHSINRVTHPRDLTVLVPELFAVLLALLPNLKHLAFSTTPTTFSVGVGMADVPPAAMSALGVTKLPLRVLEAGFKPRYLSRVTPDLESLTCGRVGGLEESGFPRLKSLRIRGTRVNRHNLGRIVESCPESLSSFTYEASGFLETSIDSGLDHVVQPSDAVTHLSKFHDTLKSLRLDLRFHTRTPRDTEIDNLPNLEDFTVLEDLFLATSAIYNFNNLELPHGDSLVDILPPNIVSLTLAKTWWLRAQRLRLGRLGLAEHKRCNPERFRKLKFVRCDTREVCFDSSVKEAFGEVGIDLVYEEFPRQDLSYNDRDGGYFRQSAWWEGDGL
- a CDS encoding Apple domain-containing protein is translated as MPSVNTLITAIVAGLAIGAHAGPCRPHGSSSSVSTAEVVTTTSAQPSTTTSGSYPGVSSNSETKTTGTTSITEASETKTTQSASITSNSVTVSETTTDVGAHGSSESETTSTTAVETTSSTAIGTTSTTSKVETISTSAEETTTAPSTTSSTTAPSSTTADESTTQTTTTLETRTSAASTTTSAAPSQTSGSSCPPAANLVCGKTGYLGENSSSHLLDLQRDTDLETCKTQCKENDNCVTIGHIADTNQCELYDASPATLELNEDPNSWYAVYEACCFE
- a CDS encoding Tyrosine--tRNA ligase; protein product: MTALSIEERLGLIRENLAEVLNPEIIESIMAEGRHPKIYWGTATTGRPHCGYLVPAMKIAQFLAAGCDVTILLADVHGFLDNLKAPLELVAQRANYYRFVITSMLKAVGVPIDKLRFVLGSSYQTSSDYTMDVYKLTALVSEHDAKKAGAEVVKQTSNAPLSGLIYPILQVLDEQYLDCDAQFGGVDQRKLFTAAKEWLPKLGYRQRAHLLNPMVAGLNGNKMSSSDENSKIDLLDSPEAVAKKIRKAECVPKVVEGNGVLALVEYVLLPGSGLKHGVREVKFERRDAEPLVYTSIKQIQEDYENDVLTPQMLKATVTQGLIDIMTPIQADFQASEEWQEVTLKAYPPPAKKEKKVKNRGTRFPGAKGGADALQDGVTKKVEELSVADGAQPNGA
- a CDS encoding AP-3 complex subunit delta, yielding MGLGSPICLNNSQDRKPHRRRNLEFLPKMFEKSLYDLIRGLRNHKGNEKEYIQKSLKECRAEVRSQDMDLKATALLKLIYLEMVGHDMSWASFHVLEVMSSPKYQLKRVGYLGAVQSFRPDTEVLMLATNLLKKDLGSTTPTVISLPIATLPHVITPSLALSTLQDLLPRLSHSHSNIRKKTLVTLYRLALVYPEALRAAWPKIKERLMDPDEDPSVTAAIVNVVCELGWRRPNDFLPLAPRLFELLVDGGNNWMAIKLIKLFATLTPLEPRLVRKLLPPLTNIIRTTPAMSLLYECINGIIQGGILGSGDDVSGTDEIATLCVNKLRGMIMIDGDPNLKYVALLAFNKIVTTHPYLVSQQEDVILECIDSPDITIRIQALDLVQGMVTGDNLMSIVSRLMKQLKLSMPAREVSQPGTPPNDPNYSDDEYSESAQPKSEAQAPLPDDYRIDVIGRILAMCAKDNYSSVLDFDWYIDVLTQLVRMAPASRKVDDEDLGPAERARANVSEKIGDELRNVAVKVRVMRSTAVRAAEIILNQLNSDTPPGYNITSGALKSVTWIMGEYASQLAVPDEGLNGLLQLIPRTTTPEVLTTTLQAVTKVFATIVGDEMEPWTAERKSRVSLLMARIIHVFEPLALHPSLEVQERAVEFTELLKLTAEAASSQPASTDEVEQDPPLLLTQAIPSLFNGWELNSVAKDAQYNVPVPRDLDLDEPLHPNLAKLLADADSVTLVADDSDEFEVYYHQKPPPTSIDSSAPAISRIAEPVDDYVGSYQQADEDSYLDADIVARRKAERQERNKDDPFYIPSNDTPRTSTPIHNILQNSNGPDLDIDSIPIMQLDLERLGTPAAAPQRPQPRPRQRVVIAQDETLGGSDSGHVSENNSDSAVAKSKSRRLKQQGLLGVDSSGIGSFSLEGQPSSGFDYEQQQREEAEMQQAMKEVERLRLEMQRANERIQVAQGVDVEGTVVKKKKKKVAKKGDEEAGEVKPKKKKKVPRAEAIEEQTGGDNSSVQGVESPASGEVVVAKKKKKKKRVVDIQEGE